A region of the Meles meles chromosome 18, mMelMel3.1 paternal haplotype, whole genome shotgun sequence genome:
TTAGCCTTAAAACTCAGTAGTTACTGCTGGAGGTAATCAATGGCCCCACTCACCTCTCATCTCTCTTAGAGGCCTGGTTGTCAACAGGATAACTCTCCAATGAGGGCGTGatgaggagggggaagcagagaagagaacccaggggcccccagagcaCCTGGCCTGGGCCGGGACCTGAAGGTCCCCTTTGCAAACACACTGGCACTTGTCTTCCCTGTCCCAGGAGCCCGACTTCCACAGATACCTGAGTGCCGGCTCCCCCAATCCTACAGGTCTCCAGGGAAATGTCCTCTCACCGGCCAGGACTCCCTGGTCATTGTGTATTGAAGAGCAattcccaccccaacccccgcccccaccaccccgTCGCTCTCCTGCACATGCTCTGCCCCACCCATCTGTCCTAGTCCCCCAAGCACTCGTCAGGAACAGGCATTTCGTCTATTGATGAATGTGTTGACTTCTTCACTGTGTGAATTTCCCAACTTTTGTCAGAGCCAAACTGTGTCTTGGTGGCCCAGGGCTGTATCCCTAGAAGAGGGCCTGGCGCATGGTAGGACTTCCACAGTGAGGTGTGGAATTGGTACATAAGTGTGGGACCGAGGTCACAACAGTCACACCCACACACCTCAGCTCCCGGCGTTCCCCAGAAATCACCCAGCTGTCAAAGGTCTCCCGCTGCTAGCCCCTTACCCAGGATGTTGGCTGAAAGTGTAGTAGTCGTCCGAGATTTCGGTATTCGATGTGGGGTTTAGCAGGACCGTGTGAAGACCTGGGATTGAtgagggaggagaaggcaggctgAGGACAagccaagcagacaccccacaaTCCCACCTCCCAtactcctgggtgggacaggtgaCACTCCTCCAGGAACTTCCCAGCTGTCTTCATGGCAATGCCTTCCTAGAGGGAAAAAGAACCTTAACgctgacaatggcaaggcctccagtatcctgtgagtcttctttaacacAGGAAAAGCCTTCTGAAACCTCcgcttttccttacctccccaaaCTTCCAAGTATACAATCAGCCGTCCCTCACAAccccgggcagcagctctttctgccctggAGTCCTGTCTCTGAGCTTTAAtgaaaccaccattttgcaccaaagatgtctcaaggattctttcttggttgtAAGCTCTGGaccccaccccaccaaacctcacccaTATTCCAAAATCACATCAAGGGTGCTGGGGGGCCCCCTTGAAGTTGGGGGCTGTGGTGCTggctgagggagaagcacatGTCAGTCCTGCTGTCCTCCCCCGGGCTCTCCCAATCTCTGTCAGCTGTGTGGGTGGCTCCGACTCACATAGTCCTAGTCACTCAGTCCATCTGGACAGGTATCCGGGCTCCACATCTGCCCACAGCCACACCCAGGCCTGCCTGGAACTCCGGCCTCCCCGGCCCCCTCTGCAGGTGCACCCAGGCCAGGTGAGCGATTTCAGAGGCAGAGCATCCTCCCAGCAGGGTATGGGACAGTGTGTAGAAGGAGCTCAGGGCTCTGGGCTTAGCCACCCCGCCCCGGTTTCCCCTGGCAGAGGATGGCCTGAGCTTTCCTCTGTAGAGATTGAtccagagctggggctgggggccaggtcCTCAAGCAGGGCTGAGTCTGGAGTGAGGACCATGAAACAGAGCGCTCAGCAGAGTCCACACTGAATGATGGGTCCTGCACTCAGTGCACTCAGCCTCTGAACTCTCAGCCAGAACTGTGAACTGGGTGGCCGCGGGACGGAAGgatagacagaaagaaagatcTAGTGAGACAGACACACACCCAGGGCACCACATAGAAAGTTCCCTGTCCTGAAGGCAGCTGGACAAAGGTCTTTCTCTTCCAGGCGTTGGTGTCTGAGGACACTCAGCTCTTCACTGTTAAATAGGACCCACAAGGGGCCTGGGAGGGAAATGTCCCGTGTGAGAGAGACAACCTGCACGAAGGACGTCAGAGGAGCCAGGGCCAACATTGGAAGAAGAACACAAGACAAAAACCTGAACACTTAGAAGGATAAACTCCATGTGgttctcaggaaacaaaaacagGGTTCTAGTAAAGAATTCTTTGCAGCACATGGAAGTATATGTGGGGTCATAGGACCTGAgaactcatttttctcatttttcccttcctttgtcTGAGGGGAGCTTTCAGCGGTTTCTCTGGGTTCCCTCCTGTGGGGACAGGATGACAGAAGGAATGGGGAGGGTCAAGCCAGAGGGAAGGGTGTTCCCCAAATGCTCACAGAAGCTCCAAATCAGGGTCTGGGGCTCCTTCTTGGGCCCCTGTAGAGGCTGCTGCAGACCCCCCAGGATCACAGCTGTGAGGCTGGGCTCAGGAACCATCCAGGACACAGTGATGTCCTGTTAgagccccggggtcctgggcaGCCAGTAAGGAGAGGAGCTAGTGCCCTAAGGTCCCATTCCCCAttgggaagacagagagagaggtccaGGAAGAACCTTGGGTCCCCTCCAACGTGGGCAGGACCTTGTCAGGACAGGAAGGCAGACAACCATCCCCAGACTCAGGGCCATTCCCACCGCCCACTCTGGGAGAGCTTTAGGCATGAAAGTGTGCCAACGAGGGGCACACTGAGACGCTCAGGTCAGCCTGAGGTGGGCATGTGGTTGTGTGACTGTGCAGATGGCACAACTCCCacaacacactcacacacctagacacacacagacaaataTGCAGACAcaacacatgtgcacacacacagccacacccCTGGTGTCCTGTGTCACCcaccccctcctcaccccactcTTCTATCCCATGTCCCACCACTTTCCTGCTAGAGTCAGGGTGATCAGCCCCAGTCTCGGGCAGCCCTGGTGCTCGTGTCGGGGGAGGGGTGTGCACAGCTCACCTGGGGTCACAGACACCACAACCGGGTAGGTGAGGTCAAACAAATATCCTGGAACCTCTGATGTATCGATCCCGCACCGGTATGTCCCGGCATCCTCCTCTCTGAGGTTCCTCATGGTCACTCTGAAGGAGAGGGTTTCAGAAACGTCCCTGATAGACACACGGCCATTCCACACTTCTATGTCTGGGACTGTGGTCTCCACAATCTTCCACAAACATGGGCTTTTGCACCAGTATTTGGTATTGTTTTCATATATCTTCTCATATGGACATATCACACTCACGGATTTCCCCACGGTGCCCACCAGGGAGATGGGACTATCCAGAATCTGGGAAACACAGCCTGGAAAACACAGCCAAGTGTGACCTCtcaccagaggggcctggatcaaGGGGATCTGAGGTCAAGGTGACCCCTAAGTTCCTCAAGGGCCCTCAGGGTCAGGAGGAGGGCTTGGCAGAAGTCAGGGCTCTCCTGAGACCAGAAAGAGGGGATGTAACTCCCTCCTCACAGAGTGGCACAATGAGAGTGTGTTCctggtgtgtgagtgtgtgtgtgtgtgtgtgtgtgtgtgtgtgtgtgtgatgcaacAAGACCTTGTTCTGACTGTGACACTACAGTAATGGTGGTCACAGGAGCCCCTCCACTCAGGGCTGTTCTGTCCACTACAATGGACACAACTCACCTGCTTTATACACTGAATCATCCTGGTCACTGCTGAGGCAGTGCTGGCCAACCGAGAAtcttctctgctttctgtcttccctcccatgtcctccctccctcctcttgggCTGCCCTACACCCTCATCcccctgtctccctcccatccactCAGCACAGACTTCTCTGCCCAGACTCAGCCCTGCTCACCTGGGACCTGCAGAAGGAGCAGCGCTGCAGCCAGCCACAGCCTCCCGTCCCCTGGGGTCATGTCTGCAGCACAGACGTCACCCACAGCAATGCCAGGTTCCTGGCGGGGGACAATTTCAAGCCTCCTCACAGAGGGTCCTCTCTGCAGGGCCCACTTCTGCTTTCTGGGGTCTCTTTGTTTCCTTGTCCTGCCTGTGTTTGTTCTCACAATCTTCTTCCACGCTGACTCAAGCTGGTTGGGGTGCAGGAAGCTTGGGGACAGAAGCAGCACGAGCTGAGGCAGAGTCCTGGACCTGGTGCACCAGATCTCCTCAATCCCGATGACAAGACAGCTCCTGGTCCAGGACTGGATTGGGATTGCCGTCCCCTTAAACAATCAACATCTGCTCCTCTCACTGTCCACACTCGCCCCACACAATGGAGCCACACTAGAGCATTTCCTCCTCAGTGGGACTTCCTCACCCCTGTGACATGTCACTTCCTTATGGTCAGGATGGATCATGTCCAGGGTGGAGCCCCCAGCAGCCCATCCTCTCAGGCATCGGTGGTGACCACAATAGTGTTAGGACCCCCCAGCCTGCAGTTCCAAGCACCCGCAGTCCCCAGGGGACCCTGCTCTCCTCTGGCTACACAAGTTGGCTCTGTGACCTCAGAGGCTTTCAAAGGTTCCATTTGGGTTCTGGGTTCTGAACCAGGGTACAAATCCCCCAGGCTTGCTTCCCTCCTGTGTGTTTTCCTGTTCTCAAGACATGGACATGGAGCAGCCATCACCAATCGCATGAACACCTCAGTTTGGATTCTTTCTTCCTTACAAAGTTCACTCTACTGTGACTCTCAGGGCAGAGGACTGACAACAGACAAGAAGGTCCAGAGATTGAAGGAGCTGATGGGACGCTGGGGCCATGTGAAGCTGAATCTgggcttctcctctccatccagtGGTACAAGGGGTCGTTGTGTAACAAGAGGGTGGTCTGCCAAAGCACTGGCTGCTGGTGTGCCTTTTGGGTTTTCATGATGACCAGGGGCCTCTTCAAGGTGCAGAGATATGGGATGGTCCTTACCAAGGtcaagctttgcttgaccttcgctttgtatcagcctcgctcctttaatcatggacccattatttgggGACCGAACATTGGGgacctaacattgggggctcatccgGGATTGAAAAACAAGAACTGatcagcatcagaatttctgggtaaaagcctccggaggtaagatctcaggatcctgtctgtctgtctggttgtggagttCCGGGGTATgtcccaccggggagaagctggacgcagccatgctccccagggctggagtggatgcagaggatgccccattcctcttcTGGGACctaccagggggtttgagtccccctagcaGGTCAGGGGACCTGCCAGGGGGATCGAGCCCCCCTGGGCGGTCAGGgatcaccagggggttcgagtccctctGGGTGGTCAGGGACCtgccagggggtttgagtccccctaggcggtcaggggacAAGAAAACCCCCACCAGCGGGTGGTTGCAGGAGACTGAGAAAAATCTCCACCGGCCGCTGGGTctagttgtctttgtcttgtgttTTGTTGCCTGTTGTGTTGCTCATCCTTAGGGGACCGAGAAAATCCCCACAGGCGAGTGTCTCTAGGGAGCCGAGAAGACCCCCACCAGTGGCAGACTCTGGTAAGAGAACTCTGACTTTGGTCTCTCcattcctcctaatagatgtggggcttctccctcactcattttgtgtgttaagggctataactggagacAACTGGGggtagtctaactcgagacagagactttttaaggaatattcccaagcagctgccgagaCTACCTTTGTTTTGGGGGAATTCTTGCCATCTCTGGCCCGACGGGGACTGCCTAGCCCCttccccttgctggcgggaaagcatggcatctgctcTTCTTttggagctgatgagctctaGAACTGGgagccctttctctgccttctggtggcactttgttctgttcttcactgtcaggaaacaagaagagcacccccggacctaacaccccccactccagatcttcccacctgGGTCTCAAACATTAGAAGGGGAGTGgtcccaggtggaacatgaaacaaagagatgactaaaacTGAcagttaattgtctgtctcaaagttttaatgggtaattgttgaagtagctttcaaagtctggtaacctgaaactttaaaccaaatgggataaaatgctagagcattGGTTGCTGGAaccaggtttgtgcttttgaaatctgttggtaaacacgttttgtgcttaactgattcataaatttgccttctaagaattctgttggaacagttcacaattggttaataacTAACTAAAGGTGATTCTacgagtacaaaattctgctaagtgtaactacgactgatggaaataagggaagcaactctgtatgtaagaaagtaggagatatgtaaaaaagagagagagagagaccgagaggaAAAGACCAGATGCCCGATcctgtttgaaaaagaaaagcagcccTGGGGCGACTGTCTGAGCCAGACCAATTCGTatagaatggaaggggagactgatcacctcccatcaGCCAGGGATACCCAGAGGGGGTGTCCAatctgtttgaatctgaagagtgcctgactgtgtgaatgtgtctgtatggctccaccgcgTGGGctacggagtctgagtgggctgcaccctgagtcttgCGGGGCATCATATGGCATAacggtcatctactccacggagtagcctggtccgggacttatacggacagaccttagctaagacacTCCTAAGTTCCTGGGAGGGACgggagcaggacagcatctgaaagatccccctcccttttgtCTGCGACTCATTCACAATGGGAGAGAAACCCAGTAAACCCGCTATCTTAAGATTGCAtgcttaagaataaaaaggaaagacactggtataaaaaaatctggttttctctctgtttaaaagggcaatgTTTTCTTAGGctaattgatctgttaaaaaaaaatgtaaatggttttctctttgcctgcctggAGTTGTAAATGAGGTCTCTTTGAcccataaggcttttccttgatatgctaagttactcagggagtactgctaaaccagtgataaaccttgggttacatttgggtaagtgctgtaactactctaTAGAGGttttatacatttcctaaagttttaatgttttgataagggtcatcacttgatatttaaccatatctattctgagtttttgtcatttgtaattgttttaattctcttgtaagatgaattccgccttaaaggaaattcatatgaagactttcaggacaaatacaggtctttgatatgttaaaatcctggaactgaaatgggtaagaatttccagaagtgaaagctgcctcggactaaaccagaattagtaacatgggactagatgaactgaaagattgtaatattgtgtctcttgatttttttttaatattttatttatttgacagagagaaatcataactaggcagagaggcaggcagagagagaggaggaagcaggctccctgcggagcagagagcccgatgtggggctcgatcccaggactctgggatcatgaccccagccgaaggcagaggctttaacccactgagccacccaggcgcccctgtctcttgatgttttgtcttattttaaacattactggttctgtaatgtttgctcttccagactagggaaactttttcttaagttacctgtaacttacagagatgtaaaagtaAATCtctgtttacctaagctagacaacttgaggtaaacttcagggaagttgcacaatagctcatttagatgatcttgcttttgccagtcagtcagccccagatataaggaggaaacctcaggaaattgaaggatttgaagggaagaatctgactgagttagtgggaatagcagaaaaggtgtttaacaacagggatgcacaggaggaaggaaaagcctaagcacagagaaggcaggtgggaagacttagattcagatcagtgtgct
Encoded here:
- the LOC123929342 gene encoding CMRF35-like molecule 6, whose protein sequence is MTPGDGRLWLAAALLLLQVPGCVSQILDSPISLVGTVGKSVSVICPYEKIYENNTKYWCKSPCLWKIVETTVPDIEVWNGRVSIRDVSETLSFRVTMRNLREEDAGTYRCGIDTSEVPGYLFDLTYPVVVSVTPGLHTVLLNPTSNTEISDDYYTFSQHPGSLLSSIYFWLLFFLEVPLVLSMLSAVL